Proteins encoded by one window of Sorex araneus isolate mSorAra2 chromosome 3, mSorAra2.pri, whole genome shotgun sequence:
- the LOC129403465 gene encoding granzyme B-like — MMNMNLAVNMNMNMNLAVNMNLAVPELLNKKGYIIGGHEAKPHSRPYMAYLEIHDQKSEIFQCGGFLIQEDVVMTAAHCNGRKIEVILGTNNIGKIRDWFRKKISVCATFPHQDYNEDTFSNDIMLLKGDSGGPLVCDNVAQGIVSYGDVNGIRPGVYTRISFFLPWIKETLRRM, encoded by the exons ATGATGAATATGAATCTAGCagtgaatatgaatatgaatatgaatctAGCAGTGAATATGAATTTAGCAGTGCCAGAACTGCTAAACAAGAAAG GTTATATCATTGGGGGTCATGAGGCCAAACCGCACTCCCGACCCTACATGGCATACCTGGAGATCCACGATCAGAAGTCTGAAATATTCCAATGTGGTGGGTTCCTGATCCAAGAGGACGTGGTGATGACGGCCGCTCACTGTAATGGCAG AAAAATCGAGGTAATCCTGGGTACCAACAACATTGGCAAAATAAGGGATTGGTTCAGGAAGAAGATCTCTGTGTGTGCAACGTTCCCTCATCAGGACTATAATGAAGACACTTTCTCTAATGATATCATGTTGCTGAAG GGAGACTCCGGAGGTCCTCTCGTGTGTGACAACGTAGCTCAAGGCATCGTGTCCTATGGAGATGTAAATGGAATTCGTCCAGGTGTCTACACCAGAATCTCCTTTTTCCTGCCCTGGATAAAAGAAACGCTGAGAAGAATGTAA